The following proteins are encoded in a genomic region of Corylus avellana chromosome ca4, CavTom2PMs-1.0:
- the LOC132177991 gene encoding uncharacterized protein LOC132177991, whose amino-acid sequence MENLSRFGKTAGSLWADCTHLTIKVRIVPRDVWLECPRALQKCAADDTTFREVFERLREKLNENTFQLFTTVARLIWFKRNNLIHEGNFLAPTAVLKQAYEQIATFEKARACQTNSTTPTGSSHRVDRWTKPPENVMKVNWDASVSRELNLTGVGVIVRNHEGTVQASFCTYKEVTMEPSSAESMAMWYEREVCRKLGAQNIILEGDALEVDHTLQRDSFWRGSYCMFIEEAKRNLHMFPGWSVHDVVRQANVTAHNLAQLAISLRKEKMWI is encoded by the exons ATGGAAAATCTATCAAGATTTGGGAAGACTGCTGGCTCCCTTTGGGCTGACTGCACCCACCTAACCATTAAGGTTCGCATAGTGCCAAG GGACGTATGGCTGGAGTGCCCGAGAGCTTTGCAAAAATGTGCAGCTGATGATACCACGTTTAGGGAAGTTTTTGAACGTTTACGGGAGAAGCTCAACGAAAACACCTTCCAACTCTTCACCACGGTAGCTCGGCTGATTTGGTTCAAAAGGAATAATTTGATCCATGAAGGAAATTTTCTAGCCCCAACTGCGGTCTTAAAACAAGCATATGAGCAAATTGCGACTTTTGAAAAGGCCAGAGCTTGCCAAACAAATAGCACGACTCCCACTGGGTCATCTCACAGGGTAGACAGATGGACGAAGCCACCGGAGAATGTGATGAAGGTCAATTGGGACGCTTCGGTTTCAAGGGAACTGAACCTGACGGGGGTGGGTGTAATTGTTCGGAACCATGAGGGGACTGTACAAGCTTCTTTTTGTACCTATAAAGAGGTGACTATGGAACCCTCATCGGCGGAATCTATGGCAATGTGGTATGAAAGGGAGGTGTGCAGAAAACTGGGAGCTCAAAATATAATCCTGGAAGGAGATGCTTTAGAGGTGGACCACACCCTGCAACGAGACAGTTTCTGGAGGGGAAGCTACTGCATGTTCATTGAGGAAGCTAAGAGAAATCTGCATATGTTTCCGGGGTGGAGTGTGCACGATGTTGTTAGACAAGCCAATGTAACAGCCCATAATTTAGCACAATTAGCCATTTCCCTTAGGAAGGAGAAGATGTGGATATGA
- the LOC132177846 gene encoding beta-ureidopropionase-like isoform X1, with product MEKNQEVETKNGEGVEESKSLKDGSICGYESLHSLLSANLKPEIFQEVSRLLLGLNCGRAIDTIVLPESTKALSSEHDFDLQAFCFHADKELLRAPRVVRVGLIQNSISLPTTAPFLDQKRAIFQKLKPIIEVAGSSGVNIVCLQEAWMMPFAFCTREKRWCEFAEPVDGESTRFLQDLALKFNMVIISSILERDVNHGETLWNTAVIIGNHGNIIGKHRKLFWQNHIPRVGDFNESTYYMEGNTGHPVFETAYGKIGVNICYGRHHPLNWLAFGLNGAEIVFNPSATVGELSEPMWPIEARNAAIANSYFVGSINRVGTEIFPNPFTSGDGKPQHADFGHFYGSSHFSAPDASCTPSLSRNRDGLLISDMDLNLCRQLKDKWGFRMTARYEVYAELLANYLKPDFKPQVISDPLLHKKTL from the exons atggagaaaAACCAGGAGGTTGAAACGAAAAATGGAGAAGGCGTGGAAGAAAGCAAGTCCCTGAAAGACGGTTCCATTTGTGGGTACGAGTCACTTCACTCTCTCCTGAGCGCAAACCTCAAGCCTGAGATCTTCCAG GAAGTCAGCCGCTTGCTACTTGGGCTTAACTGTGGAAGGGCAATTGATACGATAGTTCTCCCAGAATCCACTAAAGCTCTCTCTTCAGAACATGATTTTGACCTTCAG GCTTTCTGCTTTCATGCTGACAAAGAATTACTGAGAGCACCTAGAGTTGTTAGGGTTGGTCTTATTCAAAACTCTATATCTCTTCCAACAACTGCCCCCTTTCTGGACCAAAAGAGGGCTATCTTTCAGAAACTAAAGCCAATCATCGAGGTGGCTGGTTCTTCAGGAGTCAACATAGTATGCCTGCAA GAAGCATGGATGATGCCATTTGCCTTTTGTACGCGAGAGAAGAGGTGGTGTGAATTTGCAGAGCCTGTTGATGGGGAATCAACACGATTTCTTCAGGATCTTGCACTTAAATTTAATATGGTCATTATAAGTTCAATTCTTGAGAGGGATGTCAATCATGGAGAGACTCTTTGGAACACTGCTGTTATAATTGGAAATCATGGCAACATAATTGGCAAGCATCGGAAA CTTTTTTGGCAGAACCATATACCAAGAGTTGGAGACTTCAACGAGAGCACATATTATATGGAAGGCAACACAGGGCATCCTGTTTTTGAGACGGCTTATGGAAAGATCGGTGTTAATATCTGTTATGGGAGGCACCATCCTTTGAATTGGTTAGCTTTCGGCTTGAACGGTGCAGAAATTGTTTTCAACCCTTCTGCTACTGTTGGCGAACTCAGTGAACCAATGTGGCCCATCGAG GCCCGAAATGCTGCAATAGCAAACAGTTACTTTGTTGGGTCAATCAACCGAGTTGGGACTGAGATATTCCCCAATCCATTCACTTCGGGTGATGGAAAGCCACAACATGCAGATTTTGGGCACTTTTATGGATCCAGCCATTTTAGTGCCCCAGATGCTTCTTGCACTCCATCTCTTTCCCGCAATAGGGATGGCTTGTTGATCTCAGACATGGATCTTAACCTTTGCAGACAGCTAAAAGACAAGTGGGGCTTCCGAATGACTGCCCGGTATGAGGTGTATGCAGAGTTGCTTGCTAATTATTTGAAGCCAGATTTCAAGCCCCAAGTCATTTCTGACCCTTTGTTACATAAGAAGACTCTGTAA
- the LOC132177846 gene encoding beta-ureidopropionase-like isoform X2 — translation MEKNQEVETKNGEGVEESKSLKDGSICGYESLHSLLSANLKPEIFQEVSRLLLGLNCGRAIDTIVLPESTKALSSEHDFDLQAFCFHADKELLRAPRVVRVGLIQNSISLPTTAPFLDQKRAIFQKLKPIIEVAGSSGVNIVCLQEAWMMPFAFCTREKRWCEFAEPVDGESTRFLQDLALKFNMVIISSILERDVNHGETLWNTAVIIGNHGNIIGKHRKNHIPRVGDFNESTYYMEGNTGHPVFETAYGKIGVNICYGRHHPLNWLAFGLNGAEIVFNPSATVGELSEPMWPIEARNAAIANSYFVGSINRVGTEIFPNPFTSGDGKPQHADFGHFYGSSHFSAPDASCTPSLSRNRDGLLISDMDLNLCRQLKDKWGFRMTARYEVYAELLANYLKPDFKPQVISDPLLHKKTL, via the exons atggagaaaAACCAGGAGGTTGAAACGAAAAATGGAGAAGGCGTGGAAGAAAGCAAGTCCCTGAAAGACGGTTCCATTTGTGGGTACGAGTCACTTCACTCTCTCCTGAGCGCAAACCTCAAGCCTGAGATCTTCCAG GAAGTCAGCCGCTTGCTACTTGGGCTTAACTGTGGAAGGGCAATTGATACGATAGTTCTCCCAGAATCCACTAAAGCTCTCTCTTCAGAACATGATTTTGACCTTCAG GCTTTCTGCTTTCATGCTGACAAAGAATTACTGAGAGCACCTAGAGTTGTTAGGGTTGGTCTTATTCAAAACTCTATATCTCTTCCAACAACTGCCCCCTTTCTGGACCAAAAGAGGGCTATCTTTCAGAAACTAAAGCCAATCATCGAGGTGGCTGGTTCTTCAGGAGTCAACATAGTATGCCTGCAA GAAGCATGGATGATGCCATTTGCCTTTTGTACGCGAGAGAAGAGGTGGTGTGAATTTGCAGAGCCTGTTGATGGGGAATCAACACGATTTCTTCAGGATCTTGCACTTAAATTTAATATGGTCATTATAAGTTCAATTCTTGAGAGGGATGTCAATCATGGAGAGACTCTTTGGAACACTGCTGTTATAATTGGAAATCATGGCAACATAATTGGCAAGCATCGGAAA AACCATATACCAAGAGTTGGAGACTTCAACGAGAGCACATATTATATGGAAGGCAACACAGGGCATCCTGTTTTTGAGACGGCTTATGGAAAGATCGGTGTTAATATCTGTTATGGGAGGCACCATCCTTTGAATTGGTTAGCTTTCGGCTTGAACGGTGCAGAAATTGTTTTCAACCCTTCTGCTACTGTTGGCGAACTCAGTGAACCAATGTGGCCCATCGAG GCCCGAAATGCTGCAATAGCAAACAGTTACTTTGTTGGGTCAATCAACCGAGTTGGGACTGAGATATTCCCCAATCCATTCACTTCGGGTGATGGAAAGCCACAACATGCAGATTTTGGGCACTTTTATGGATCCAGCCATTTTAGTGCCCCAGATGCTTCTTGCACTCCATCTCTTTCCCGCAATAGGGATGGCTTGTTGATCTCAGACATGGATCTTAACCTTTGCAGACAGCTAAAAGACAAGTGGGGCTTCCGAATGACTGCCCGGTATGAGGTGTATGCAGAGTTGCTTGCTAATTATTTGAAGCCAGATTTCAAGCCCCAAGTCATTTCTGACCCTTTGTTACATAAGAAGACTCTGTAA